The Vespula vulgaris chromosome 10, iyVesVulg1.1, whole genome shotgun sequence nucleotide sequence CAAAATATATGATACGAGGATCCTTCTCCAATACATTTTGTTGTGAGAATAATATCCAAAGTGTAGAAATCATAAATAACAATACTAAAGGCACCAATGGTCTTATTGCTTCTGGAAATGTTCTCATTTTTCCTGTCTTATCTCTATATGatctataaattaataatatacatattgtgATAAgtgaaattaatcatttttaaacaaagcatagtaaaaatcaattatactAACTTGTATATATTCCAAAGTACAACTGGTAAGTTTGAAACAAGGGCACTAacatataataacatttcaaaCATTATTCCTGCTGATATTCCTCCTGGCAAGTAGAATTTCCATGCTTCATGACCACCTACACTGGTCAAGATAAATACCAAAATAGTTGCCTAAGATGTAAAAAAACagatattatgaataataagataattataaaatatagtgtAACTAAAATTTATGAACACAACCAACCAACATAGATGCATCATATCCCCAAGGAAGGAATAGCACACCTGTATTGTATTTCTCCCAGtgacttaaataaaaattaacaaatacatTCCAAAGTATGAAATACATTCGTAATGGAGAAACACTATGATCTGTCCTTCCAAAAACTGAGTACATACAAACAGTGATTAACATTGCTGTCCAACTGTCCAAACCATGATCAAACAATTCACCCAAAGGCCCAGAAGTTTGTGTACGTCTTGCTTGTTTTCCATCAATACCATctaaatataattcaaattactgcattataaaattaatataatataattattataatgcaTAATTATAACTTGATATAAGTTAaacaatataaagaaaataattatgctctttatatattatgtatagttataattgaaaatacatgtaattaaatttactaACATCCTAACTAA carries:
- the LOC127066953 gene encoding ethanolaminephosphotransferase 1-like isoform X2, which encodes MHPFWNKVVEYCPKWVAPNVLTFSGFLFTVLNFVVFATFDYYFYASSDDHSQYSPIPHWVFAIAAFNIFMAYTLDGIDGKQARRTQTSGPLGELFDHGLDSWTAMLITVCMYSVFGRTDHSVSPLRMYFILWNVFVNFYLSHWEKYNTGVLFLPWGYDASMLATILVFILTSVGGHEAWKFYLPGGISAGIMFEMLLYVSALVSNLPVVLWNIYKSYRDKTGKMRTFPEAIRPLVPLVLLFMISTLWILFSQQNVLEKDPRIIYFAIGTTFSNICCRLIVSQMSNTRCEILPWILLPVTIATILSFVLPEMDLKSMYFVSILSLLAHIHYGTCVVRQMCRHFRIHTFHIKDHSD